A portion of the Simplicispira suum genome contains these proteins:
- a CDS encoding ParB/RepB/Spo0J family partition protein has protein sequence MTEKIHGSFKALAGNSQETGVKKTDLYKVPPAKLMEEPGFNERDYNDPDVQAQIEAFAQAYAAGRYVPPLAVRIDSATGDIILVDGHQRRRGALLAIERGATITHLECLPFRGNDADRVVCMLTSSEGLKLKPVGIARGYLRLLRMGLDVSEIARSVAKTAQHVESMLVLAEANTDVQALVNQGAVSATMAIEVVRKHGDKAGEILGAKLKEANARGQTKVKPSAIKEWAPPRALATKLYHSVGSALGQITQSSEVQQLLADLEANGSDAAAGKTVPVNAAALIELMRLFKETEEARTKKSEPKKDEQPED, from the coding sequence ATGACCGAAAAAATTCACGGGTCTTTCAAGGCCCTGGCCGGCAACTCTCAAGAGACCGGTGTCAAGAAGACGGACCTCTATAAGGTCCCACCCGCAAAATTGATGGAAGAGCCTGGCTTCAACGAACGGGACTACAACGACCCGGACGTTCAAGCCCAGATCGAGGCGTTCGCGCAAGCCTATGCGGCGGGTCGCTACGTGCCGCCGCTCGCGGTTCGCATCGATTCGGCCACCGGGGACATCATCCTTGTTGATGGCCACCAGCGTCGCCGCGGTGCGTTGCTTGCCATCGAACGTGGCGCCACGATCACGCATCTGGAATGTCTTCCCTTCAGGGGGAACGACGCCGATCGCGTGGTTTGCATGCTCACCAGCTCCGAGGGGCTGAAGCTCAAACCCGTTGGCATTGCTCGCGGGTATTTGCGGCTTCTGCGCATGGGCCTGGATGTTTCCGAGATCGCGCGCAGTGTTGCCAAGACGGCTCAGCACGTAGAGTCGATGTTGGTGCTGGCCGAGGCCAACACTGACGTTCAGGCTCTCGTGAACCAAGGTGCAGTCTCTGCGACCATGGCCATTGAAGTCGTGCGCAAGCACGGTGACAAGGCCGGTGAGATCCTGGGCGCAAAACTCAAGGAAGCCAACGCCCGAGGCCAGACCAAGGTCAAGCCTTCGGCGATCAAGGAATGGGCACCTCCGCGGGCTCTGGCCACGAAGCTCTACCACTCGGTCGGATCCGCTCTCGGGCAGATCACGCAATCCAGCGAAGTGCAGCAATTGCTCGCCGATCTGGAGGCCAACGGTAGTGACGCGGCGGCGGGGAAGACCGTACCCGTGAACGCCGCCGCTCTCATCGAGCTGATGCGTCTCTTCAAAGAAACCGAGGAGGCTCGGACCAAGAAGAGCGAACCCAAGAAAGACGAGCAGCCGGAAGATTGA